The genomic stretch GCTGGACCTATGCCGGACGGCAAGGCCAGCTCGGCACGCCCGGCACCTTCGTGTTCAACGCCAATGCGCACCAGCCCGGCGCGCAACGGGTGATGGGAAAAATCTACGAGGCCAATGGCGTGGCGCAGGGCGAGGCGGTGCTGGCGGATATCGCGCGCCATCCCTCCACCGCAAAGTTCGTCGCCACTAAATTCGCCCGTCACTTCACAGCCGACGAGCCGCCGCCTTCGCTGGTGGCGCGGCTGCAGGATGTGTTCACCAAAAGCGACGGCGACCTCAAGGCGTTGGCGACGGGGCTTGTGGATTCCGATGAGGCCTGGCAGGCGCCGCTGACCAAGCTGCGCTCGCCTTACGAATTCCTGGTCGCCAGCGGCCGGCTGCTGGCGCGCAATCCGGAAGATGCCGGCCGCTATCTCAACGGCCTCAACGTGCTGGGCCAGCCATTATGGTCGCCCGCCGGGCCAAACGGGTTTCCCGACACCAACGCGGCCTGGGCCGCGCCCGAAGGCATCAAGCTGCGTCTCGATATTTCTGCGCAGATCGCCTCGAACCTCGCCGACCGGATCGATCCGCGCGATCTGCTCGAACTGGTCGCGGCGGACGCCGCCTCGCCGGAAACGCGGCGGACCATCGAGCGCGCGGAGTCGCGGCAGCAGGCGCTGGCGCTGCTGCTGATGTCGCCGGAATTCCAGAGGAGATGACGATGGATTGCTGCGAAAGCCCGATGGCATCGGCCACGTCACGCCGCGCGCTGCTGCTCGGCGGCGCTTCCTTTGCGGCCTGGGCCTATTTGCCGAAATTCGCGCGCGCCGCCGACGGCCGCGATCCGCGGCTGGTCGTCGTGATCCTGCGCGGCGCGCTCGACGGGCTCGCCACCGTGGCTCCGATCGGCGACCCTGATTATGCCGGCCTGCATGGTTCGATAGCGCTGCGGACCGATGGGCTGAATGCGGCGGTGATGCTGGATTCGTTCTTCGCACTGCATCCGGCGATGCCGGCGTTCGCGCGGATGTACCGCGAGAAGAAGGCCGCGGTGATCCATGCGGTCGCGACCTCCTATCGCGACCGCTCGCATTTCGACGGCCAGGATGTGCTCGAAAGCGGCTTTGCCGGGCCGGGCCGGGTGCAGTCCGGCTGGCTCAACCGTGCGCTGGAAAACTTGCCGAGGGGCGACCGGGTGATGCGTGCGCTCGCGGTCGGTCCGACCACGCCGCTGGTGCTGCGCGGCTCGGCACCCACCGTCGGCTGGGCGCCGGTCGCGCTGCCGCAGGCCGCCGACGACACCGCGATGCGGCTTGCCGAACTCTATCAACACCGCGATCCCGCGCTGGCCACGGCGCTGACCCAGGGCCTGCAGCTCGACAAGGCAGCCCAGGGCGACGACATGAAGCCGAAACCCGGCACCAACGGCGTGGCCGCGATGCGGCTGGTAGCGCGCGGCGCGGCCAAACTGATGGCGGCCGATGACGGTCCGCGGATCGGCGCGCTCGCCTTCGACGGCTGGGACACCCATGCCAATGAAGGCGGCCCGGTCGGCCGGCTCGCTCAGCTCTTGTCCGGGCTCGACGGCGCGCTGGCGGAATTCGAAAGCGGGCTCGGCGAGCGCTGGCGCGACACCGTGATCGTGGTCGCCACCGAATTCGGCCGCACCGCGCGCATCAACGGCACCGAAGGCACCGATCACGGCACCGGCACCATCGCGCTGCTCGCGGGCGGCGCGGTGAAAGGCGGAAGGATGATCGCGGATTGGCCGGGGCTGAAGCTCGCCAATCTCTATCAGGGCCGCGACCTCGCGCCGACCGCCGATTTGCGCGCGGTCATGAAAGGCGTGCTGCACGACCAGTTCGGCCTTGGCGAACGCGTGCTGGCCGAGCAGGTTTTTCCCGACAGCGCGCCGGTGAAGCCGATGAAGGGATTGGTGGCATAAGGCCGTCATTCCGGGGCGCATCGAAGATGCGAACCCGGAATCTCGAGATTCCGGGTTCGCCCTTCGGACGCCCCGGAATGACGAACTTACTTACTTCGTGATCCCGTCGATCTCGGCGATCTCCTCCGCGCTCAACGCCCAGTCGATCGCTTTCACGTTCTGCTCGACCTGTTCGATGCGGGTGGCGCCGGCGATCACGCTCGAGACCGGCGGGCGCGACGCCAGCCAGGAGAAGGCGAGTTCGAGCATGCTGTGGCCGCGTGCCTTGGCAAAGGCCTGCAGCTTCTCGACGATGTCCTCGTTGCGCGGCGTCACGTAGCGATCCCTGAGCGCGGGCGCCTTGCCGAACCGCGTATCTTCCGGCGCGGCGGCGCCGCGCTGGTATTTGCCGGTCAACAGGCCGGAGGCCAGCGGGAAGAACGGCAGCAGGCCGAGATTGTATTGCTGTGCCGCCGGCAACAGATCCTTCTCGATGCCGCGCACCACGAGGCTGTATTCGTCCTGGCAGGAAACGAAGCGGCCGACATTCATCGCGCGCGCGACGTGCTCGGCCTCGGCGATCCGCCACGCCGGAAAATTCGAATTACCGATGTAGCGGACCTTGCCCTGGCGGACCAGATCGTCGAGCGCGCGCAGGCTTTCCTCGATCGGCGTCAAGGAATCGTAATCGTGCTGCTGGTAGAGATCGATGTAATCGGTCTTCAGCCGCGTCAGGCTGGCCTCGACCGCGGACATGATGTAGCGGCGCGAGGCGCCCTGCCTGGTGCCGTCCTTGCTCATCGGCTTGGAATATTTGGTCGCCAGCACGATGTCCTTGCGGCGATCGCCGAGCACGGCGCCGAGCACGGTCTCGGAGCCGCCCATACCGGCATAGATGTCGGCGGTGTCGAACAGCGTGATGCCGAGGTCGATTGCCCTGTGGATCACCTTGCGCGAGGTTTCGAGATCGGTGCGCTGGCCGAAATTATTGCAGCCGAGGCCGACGGCGGAAACACGCAGGCCGGAGCCGCCGAGATTGCGAATTTGCATGGATGATCCAGTAGGGTGTGGGCAAGAGAGGGGCAGGGGACAGGATCATAGTGTGGCGCCCGCGCCTTGGCGCTGCAAGGTGCGGTCATACCGTGGGGCCTCAGGCCGGTCGCCCGCAGCCGTCAATTGCTTGTGAGTGTAGCGCAAAAAGATGCGGCCCCGGTCAGACGCGGCGACTGACGGGGGCCGCTTGGGGCGCGTGATCTGAGACGGGGGGCCTGATCATACGCGAGGCGCAACCTAGCCGCGCTTTATTACGCGGCCGTGACAACTGGACTTATCCACAGGCGGGCTGCGAAGTGGGCCGTGTCCCGGACGCGGTGCAGCGTTCTTCACGCTGCTCCGCAGAGCCGGGACCGATCACACCAGACGATAGATGGACCCCGGATCAGCAGCGCACCGCTCACGCGCTGCGCAGCGTCCGGGGAACGCCGTCAGAAAATCTTGCGATAGACGATGAAGCCGGATTTTTCCGCTACCTTGTCGTAGAGCAACTGCGCGGTGTGATTGGTTTCGTGCGTCTGCCAGTATACGCGGGACGATCCGGCGCGCGTCGCCTGCTCGTAGACGCCATTGATGAGGGCGCGGCCGACGCCCTTGCCGCGCGCGGCCTCGCTGGTGAACAGATCCTGCAAATAGCAGGTCGGCTCGATCGCCGTGGTCGAGCGGTGAAACAGGTAATGCGTCAGCCCGAGCAGTTCACCACCGCTCTCGGCCACCAGCGCGTGCACCGGCTCGTACGCGTCGAAGAAGCGCGCCCACGTCATCGCGGTGATTTCGCCCGCCAGCGCGGTCGGTCCCGATCGTTTGTAAAATGCGTTGTAGCCGTCCCACAGCGGCAGCCATTGCTCGTAGTCCTGCCGGGTGACGAAGCGAACGGTGACATCGCTGGACATGAGTATTCCTGCATTTCCAAGGAAGGTAGCGCGCGAATATGGCGCCGGCCTTTACTATAGGCAGGCGTGAGCCCGATCAATCGTGCGGGATGCAGCTTGCGCGGCGCGCTTATTCCGCAGCGCGCAAGTGCCGGGCGAGGCTGCGCGCGCTGCCGCGGCGCAGCGACCGCAGATAGTCGGCTTGCGCGGGATCGTCGGTATGACGGACGAGATCGGTGACGGGCGTATAGCTCAGCATGCGCCCGCCGTCCGGCAATGCCGTGCAGCTGAAGCGCAGCACCTGTCCGTCGGCGAGATTGATGTTGATCGGGGTGGAATCGCCCGATCGCATCATCTCGGTCCGCCGCGCGATGAAGGCGCTCAATTCGTCCTCGGGCAGTTCGTAGGCGCCGGTGTCGCGGCCGTGATACATCAGCGCGATGAACGGCGGCTTGGAGTCGGCCTGCGCGTCGGACAGCGCGAAATAGTCGCGGAAGGCCCGGTTGATGAATTCGGCGCGGGTATCGGAATCCAGCAGCACGATGCCGATGTCGACCTCGTCGAGCGCGGCCGCCAGCCGCATCGAGGTGGCGTGGTGTGCCTGTTCGGCTGCGAACGCCTCGATCCATTTTTGCCGCAACAGGCCGGTGATCGCAGCCGTGCCGGCGGCCGTCGCCGCCAGCATCATCATCCGCGCCATGTCCGACATGTCGTAGCCGGGCAGCGCGCGGTGATTGAGAAAGAACAGCGCCGAGGAAGCCACCGCGATCGCGGCGCTGACCAGGCCGGAGGCGATGCCGCTGACGGAGCTTGCGAAGGCGACGATGCAGACGAACAATGGAGCCGGATTGGGCACGGCAACGACATGACGATCGACAAAGAAGGCGGTCAACGCCGTCGCCGTCGTCAAAATTGGACCGGAGATTGCACGCCAGTCGAACTGCATGCCCATCCTCGTCGTCTCCCGGAATGAGGCGGGCAGTTTGCCGGATATTTCCCTAGATATTTCCAGGGGCTGCGGCTTTTTGAGGTCGCATCCTGAAGCGGTGGTTGACCGGTCAGGCAAAACTTTCGCGGTTTTTAAATGAAATGATAATGGAACGCGCCGGTGGAACAGGGTTCCATGCCTGATCGTTAGCGCGCGTGACCGAGCCAAGAGGATATTGATGCCCACCATTTCACCGTCGATCCTGCCGATCCTGATGCTGTTTGCTTCCAACGTCTTCATGACCTTCGCCTGGTACGGTCATCTGAAATTCAAGCAAAGCCCGCTGCCGCTCGTCATCATGGTGAGCTGGGGAATTGCGTTGTTCGAATACTGGCTGGCGGTGCCGGCCAACCGCTGGGGCAGCGCGGTCTATTCGGCAGCGCAGCTCAAGACCATGCAGGAGGTGATCACGCTGGTCGTGTTCGCTTGCTTTTCGGTGTTGTATCTGAAGGAGCCGCTGGGCTGGAACCACGCGCTCGGCTTTGGCTTCATCGCCGTCGGGGCGTTTTTGATCTTCCACAAATGGAGTTGAAGCGGCGATCGTCGCTGATGCGTTGCTGGCGCGTCACTTCGCGGCCGGCCACAGAACCTGCGCCGCTGGATCGCGGCTTTCGCCATGCGTGCCGGTGGCGATCAGCAGCGATGCCGCCAGCAGGATCGCCAACGTCAGCCCGACGGTCACTAGTCCGACAGGTGTTTTCATCATGGACCGATCGCGATGCCGATCATCGCGTAGTGCCGTGCCAAAGGTACAAACGGAAAAGCGCCGGGATCACATCGAAATCGGCATCGCCATGCTGACCTTGATCGAGAGCACGGTCATTACGACCGCGAGGCACAGCGACAGCGCACCGATCGCCAGCGAGGCGGCAATGGCGTTGGTCAATCGGGAAGAGGCGACAGGCGCAAGGCGGCTTTCGAAGCCGGCCGTGCCGGGCGACCTTATCATGGTCCGAATCCTTCAGGACGCGGACGAATCACCCGCGACGTCAGGCAATCTCGCAATCCTCGCGGGCAACATTGCGGCGGCTCCCGCCCGGAAAATGGCCAAATCGCCGCAAAGGTTAACGTTGGTTCCGCCATTGTTAACGTCTATGGCGTTTTCGGCCGAACGGCCGCCGGACGATCAAGCCCCGGCGGCAAGGCGGGCGGGATCGTCGATCTCGGCCTCCGGGCTCCAGTCCATCGACACGAAACCGGGGGTCTGCTCGACCCGCCGCAGCCAGGCGCGGATCGCCGGGAAGGTCGCCAGATCGTAGTCGCAGCGGTCGGCGACGTGGGTGTAGCCGTACAGCGCGATATCGGCGACGGTGAGCTGGTCCGCGGCAAAATATTGATGGGTCTTGAGGTGGTTTTCCATCACCTGCAGCGCCGCATAGCCGCGCTCCATCCAGTCTTCCAGCGCGTGGGTCTGCAGGTCGCGGCCGCCCTTGACCAGCGACAGCCAGAAATAGGCCGCGCCGATGTTGGGCTCCAGCGCGTGCTGTTCGAAGAACATCCACTGCAGCGCTTCGGCGCGTTCGACCCGCGATTCCGGCGCCAGCGGCGTGCCGCCACAGACGTACCAGAGGATGGCGTTGGACTCGGCGAGGTAGCGTCCTTCGGCGACTTCCAATAGCGGCACCTGTCCGCTCGGGTTCTTCGCCAGAAAATCCGGCGTGCGGCTTTCGCCGCGCAGGATGTCGATCTCGATCGCATGATACGGCACGTTGAGCAGCGCCAGCGCAAGGCGGACCTTGTAGCTGTTACCGGAGCGCTGCATCGAATAGAGCGTGTACATCTGTTCGGATTTCATTCGATCGATCGAGCGCATTGCACGCAGCGCAGGGATTGCCAAGGATTCATCTTGTCGCGTCGCAACGCAGCTAAACAATGATGCCGATGCGGGTGCGTCGCAAGAGGTTCGCAATGGAAAAAGTCGAAAACCTCTACCGCACTGCACGCGCGCAGAATGATTCCACTAACACACCAAAACAAATCAGATCACGCTTGCGCGACTCTCGGCGCCGACGCGCTGCAACGAACCGTGCCGGCTGGCCGATTCGGAATCGCGAAAGTCTTGTCGCGAAAGTCTTGTCGCGGAA from Bradyrhizobium sp. Ash2021 encodes the following:
- a CDS encoding DUF1501 domain-containing protein, yielding MTMDCCESPMASATSRRALLLGGASFAAWAYLPKFARAADGRDPRLVVVILRGALDGLATVAPIGDPDYAGLHGSIALRTDGLNAAVMLDSFFALHPAMPAFARMYREKKAAVIHAVATSYRDRSHFDGQDVLESGFAGPGRVQSGWLNRALENLPRGDRVMRALAVGPTTPLVLRGSAPTVGWAPVALPQAADDTAMRLAELYQHRDPALATALTQGLQLDKAAQGDDMKPKPGTNGVAAMRLVARGAAKLMAADDGPRIGALAFDGWDTHANEGGPVGRLAQLLSGLDGALAEFESGLGERWRDTVIVVATEFGRTARINGTEGTDHGTGTIALLAGGAVKGGRMIADWPGLKLANLYQGRDLAPTADLRAVMKGVLHDQFGLGERVLAEQVFPDSAPVKPMKGLVA
- a CDS encoding aldo/keto reductase, with protein sequence MQIRNLGGSGLRVSAVGLGCNNFGQRTDLETSRKVIHRAIDLGITLFDTADIYAGMGGSETVLGAVLGDRRKDIVLATKYSKPMSKDGTRQGASRRYIMSAVEASLTRLKTDYIDLYQQHDYDSLTPIEESLRALDDLVRQGKVRYIGNSNFPAWRIAEAEHVARAMNVGRFVSCQDEYSLVVRGIEKDLLPAAQQYNLGLLPFFPLASGLLTGKYQRGAAAPEDTRFGKAPALRDRYVTPRNEDIVEKLQAFAKARGHSMLELAFSWLASRPPVSSVIAGATRIEQVEQNVKAIDWALSAEEIAEIDGITK
- a CDS encoding GNAT family N-acetyltransferase, whose translation is MSSDVTVRFVTRQDYEQWLPLWDGYNAFYKRSGPTALAGEITAMTWARFFDAYEPVHALVAESGGELLGLTHYLFHRSTTAIEPTCYLQDLFTSEAARGKGVGRALINGVYEQATRAGSSRVYWQTHETNHTAQLLYDKVAEKSGFIVYRKIF
- a CDS encoding PAS-domain containing protein, translated to MQFDWRAISGPILTTATALTAFFVDRHVVAVPNPAPLFVCIVAFASSVSGIASGLVSAAIAVASSALFFLNHRALPGYDMSDMARMMMLAATAAGTAAITGLLRQKWIEAFAAEQAHHATSMRLAAALDEVDIGIVLLDSDTRAEFINRAFRDYFALSDAQADSKPPFIALMYHGRDTGAYELPEDELSAFIARRTEMMRSGDSTPININLADGQVLRFSCTALPDGGRMLSYTPVTDLVRHTDDPAQADYLRSLRRGSARSLARHLRAAE
- a CDS encoding DMT family protein; the protein is MPTISPSILPILMLFASNVFMTFAWYGHLKFKQSPLPLVIMVSWGIALFEYWLAVPANRWGSAVYSAAQLKTMQEVITLVVFACFSVLYLKEPLGWNHALGFGFIAVGAFLIFHKWS
- a CDS encoding glutathione S-transferase family protein, coding for MYTLYSMQRSGNSYKVRLALALLNVPYHAIEIDILRGESRTPDFLAKNPSGQVPLLEVAEGRYLAESNAILWYVCGGTPLAPESRVERAEALQWMFFEQHALEPNIGAAYFWLSLVKGGRDLQTHALEDWMERGYAALQVMENHLKTHQYFAADQLTVADIALYGYTHVADRCDYDLATFPAIRAWLRRVEQTPGFVSMDWSPEAEIDDPARLAAGA